Below is a genomic region from Synechococcales cyanobacterium T60_A2020_003.
GCCGTTCTTCACGCCGCGAAAAGACGCCGCCGCAACCGTCCCAGGTGATTTGCGTAGAGATGACGCAGGATGAGCAAGAAATCTACGCCATGATGGGCATTTCGCCACTGGTTCTGAGTCCGGAAACGGTGAAAGACCCCCGTTCGACGGTCGTTCAAGTGGTTTTGCCGGGAGAGGGCAAGGGCACCAGTGTAGCCCCCATCGAGACCTCCGTAGGGTTTGATACTCCGACGCCGACGATTCCCCCTGTGGATGATGGAAAGCCTCGGAAAAGAGAAATTCCGGCTGTGACGAATGGCAAATCTGAGACAGCGGCGATCGCCATCCCTGAGCCTAAATCAGCAGAGTCTGTAGAACTGCCAAACAGTCAAGATGAGCAAAGTCCAGAAGCTGAAAGCAGTGCAGGTCGTCGTCGTCGTCGTCGCTCATCGGCGAGTTCGGACTCTGAATAGTGGGGCGATCGCGTATTCCTCGGTCTACTCGCCCATCCCATGCCCCATCTCATGATGAACAGTTACCCTTACTAATCTTGCCGGATCAGTTCATCACGGGTCAGCAAGTAGCGGGAGTGGATGAAGTGGGGCGCGGTTGTCTGTTTGGGCCAGTTGTGGCGGCAGCGGTGATCTTGCCCCAAAATGTAGAAACATCGCTGCAAGAAGTTGGCGTGACGGACAGCAAGCGCCTTTCCGAAGATCAACGGGCTGAGCTTGCGATCTTTATTCAGGAGATAGCGATCAGTTGCCGGATTGGAGTGGCCTCCGTTCGGGAAATTGATCGGCTCAACATTCTCCAGGCATCGCTGCTGGCTATGAAACGAGCGATCGCCCGCCTGGATCCACAGCCCGATGCTTGCCTAATTGACGGAAATCAAAAAGTGCCGGGATTGCTGATTCCCCAACAGACCATCGTGAAAGGAGATCAGCGATCCTTAGCGATCGCGGCGGCCAGCATTATCGCGAAGGTGTGGCGCGATCGCCTGATCGTGCGGATGGCGAAACGGTTTCCGAGCTACGATCTAGCCCGCAATAAGGGCTATGGCACTGCCAAACATCGGCAAGGCTTAAAGCAGCACGGCCTCACGCCCTACCATCGGCGATCCTTTAGCCCCTGTCAGTCTTCCCAAGAAACGGATATTGGAGATATTGCCTTAGATGGCGGAACTATCGGGAAGGGCAACGCCTAAACCCGGATTCCGATCCGACAAGGATGGTGCAGGATCAACCTGGGCGATCGCCCAACGGCGATAATCGTGCAGCAGTTGGTGCATCAGGCGTTGTTTGACCGTCATCAGCACGCTTTGCAGTAGACCATTGCCCGTCGTTTCCAAAATGGGACGCGGCGTAAATCGCAAAGCAGGCGGCAGATCGACGTGAACTTTGAGATCGGCCTGTCCGACCAGATAGGTGCTATCGACGCGATCTTGAGGAGCCAGTTTTCCGACCAAATCCAAATGAAACCGCTGGTCGATGTATTGCACACCGCGAATTTCACTGCCCACCGAGCATAAATGCACCACACCATCGGCATCCGCCCAAATTCGCATGTCCACAGTGGGCTGAATCGTCAGCATCATGAAATTCAGCGGACGCATCTTAAGACGAACGCAGTCATTCGTGAGCGGTTCGATGCGGCTGGGATCCACAAGCGCATGGGTGAGCCGCTGCGGTTGGCGCAAGTAATGCCGAATGGGAACAGGCTGCTCGTGAACCGCAATATGAACGGACTGGGAGGCGTGAAAATGAACGGTCATAAATGGATACAAAACTTGGAGAGAAACGGTCTTGGATAAAAACGTAGGTGCGATCGCGGACCTTTTGAATCTAGTCGCAGATGTTTCTTAATAAAATTGATACGCTCTAGGTGACGTACTCCCGACACCGATGCAAACATACGGTGCGGGCTTCTCCCACCGGAAGTGTTCTACCACTGGTTACCGGGTTCGAGCTTTTTATAGTGAGGAAGACGCCCAGCCCCACTGTTGACAATTTTTTCCACCAAGGAGGTTTGCTGTGCTGTTTCAAAAATGCTCTCTATTGCAACCTTGGAAACGGGAGACTTGCGGCCTAGGCCTACGGGTCGGTCAACTCCAGTTGTCGGTCGAAAGCGTACCTATCAGGGGAAATCAACCCTGCGATGCTTAGCCAATTATACCAGGCTGGCGGTTTGCTCGTCTCCCCTCTCCGCCGCCCCGCGATTGCTTGGCATAGCTGCAAGGGGGACTCGCAACCGCCCCGCTTTCATCCCGACACTCGCCTTCGGCAGAGTGCGGGGCTTTCACGGAGAAGCTAAAATTTTACAGTTTTCTCAGGAACCCTGGCTGCGATTTGGCGTGAAATT
It encodes:
- a CDS encoding ribonuclease HII, translated to MPRSTRPSHAPSHDEQLPLLILPDQFITGQQVAGVDEVGRGCLFGPVVAAAVILPQNVETSLQEVGVTDSKRLSEDQRAELAIFIQEIAISCRIGVASVREIDRLNILQASLLAMKRAIARLDPQPDACLIDGNQKVPGLLIPQQTIVKGDQRSLAIAAASIIAKVWRDRLIVRMAKRFPSYDLARNKGYGTAKHRQGLKQHGLTPYHRRSFSPCQSSQETDIGDIALDGGTIGKGNA
- a CDS encoding DUF1997 domain-containing protein — its product is MTVHFHASQSVHIAVHEQPVPIRHYLRQPQRLTHALVDPSRIEPLTNDCVRLKMRPLNFMMLTIQPTVDMRIWADADGVVHLCSVGSEIRGVQYIDQRFHLDLVGKLAPQDRVDSTYLVGQADLKVHVDLPPALRFTPRPILETTGNGLLQSVLMTVKQRLMHQLLHDYRRWAIAQVDPAPSLSDRNPGLGVALPDSSAI